A part of Oncorhynchus kisutch isolate 150728-3 linkage group LG2, Okis_V2, whole genome shotgun sequence genomic DNA contains:
- the LOC116356745 gene encoding inversin-like gives MALSTGSPWQLYPGTSWLPVTPGGIVHRLEPCHCELGEDSSPKGLSERPRIGLELQDTIERVCVCVLQGNVRFLKLLLSRRADWLQKDLEEVTPLHLATRHPSPKPLALLLIHIGPGEVDTQDKNKQTALHWSAFYNRPEHVRLLIKHDSNIGIPDSEGKIPLHWAAHSQEHTAIHTVRCILEAAPTESLLNWQDYEGRTPLHFAVADGNEAVVEVLTSYEGCSVTAYDNLFRTPLHWAALLGHAKIVHLLLERNTSGTIPSDSHGATPLHYGAQSNYAETVGVFLSHPSVKDEPDLEGRTAFMWAAGKGSDDVIRTMLTLTPHIDINMADKYGGTALHAASLSGHVSTVMFLLERGAIVDSLDVMKHTPLFRACEMGHRHIILTLIKGSARVHLVDLDGHTALHWAALGGNAEVCQLLMENGISPNVQDQAGRTPLQCAAYGGYITCMAVLLMENNADPNIQDKEGRTALHWSCNNGYLDAVKLLLNSNAFPNHMEHNEERYTPLDYALLGEHSEVTQYMLEHGALSIAAIQDIAAASIQALYKGYTVRKAFTERKQLLMRHEQLRKDAAKKREEEQRRREAEHQISLARTEKQRMLLARAEQEHLSLAETMKELSVYEREAGGGANTASKAEQTNSKEETRKHRAHRSRPSRRGKEAQPAKGPDPVVTPHPSVTSDPMPPAQGSRVRERLSPAGCSRPPSPKHRPPTTPRTKRLTSATSNTQTPSNTHTPSKTHTTSHTHTLSNTDTSTHPTMDQEAPSTRERTPRSKRDTHTNTHNPRHRTRPATDHTTSSSKNHTKASTQSRRPSSKPREGDRDQAVCTIQRAWRRFHVRCRLREAFGAGKRVEPPEVAALLIQLLWDRPAFPGHTPIRTKPEARVPPTKTAAKSSVLQSIYGGSVARRGRSLRGSQSQILLDLSLRTHSQLSSVECVHLCDAVGQARQYSYHLRPHSAGQGREKH, from the exons ACAccatagagagagtgtgtgtgtgtgtgctccagggGAACGTGCGGTTTCTGAAGCTGCTCCTGTCTCGTCGTGCTGATTGGCTGCAGAAGGATCTAGAGGAGGTAACACCCCTCCATCTGGCGACCCGTCACCCCTCCCCCAAACCCCTGGCCTTGCTGCTCATACACATAGGACCTGGAGAGGTGGATACACAGGACAAGAACAAG cAGACTGCGCTCCACTGGTCAGCGTTCTATAACAGACCAGAGCACGTCAGACTGCTCatcaaacacgactccaacattGGCATCCCAGACAGCGAGGGCAAGATCCCCCTACACTGGGCTGCACACAGCCAGGAGCACACCGCTATACACACCGTCCGCTGtatactg gagGCGGCTCCTACCGAGTCTCTGTTGAACTGGCAGGACTATGAGGGGCGCACGCCTTTGCACTTTGCTGTTGCCGATGGCAACGAGGCAGTGGTGGAGGTGCTGACATCGTATGAAGGCTGCAGCGTCACGGCGTACGACAACCTGTTCAGAACCCCGCTGCACTGGGCTGCACTGCTGG GACATGCCAAGATAGTGCACTTGTTGTTGGAGAGGAACACATCAGGCACCATCCCCTCAGACAGCCATGGGGCCACACCTCTACATTATGGAGCTCAGAGCAACTACGCT GAGACGGTGGGTGTGTTTCTGTCCCACCCCTCTGTGAAAGACGAGCCAGATCTGGAGGGCCGCACAGCGTTCATGTGGGCTGCTGGGAAAGGAAGCGATGATGTCATACGCACCATGCTGACACTCACGCCTCACATCGACATCAACATGGCCGACAAGTACGGAGGCACTG cgcTGCATGCGGCCTCTCTGTCAGGTCATGTGAGTACAGTGATGTTTCTGTTGGAGAGAGGAGCCATAGTGGACAGTCTAGACGTGATGAAACACACGCCTCTGTTCAGAGCCTGTGAGATGGGACACCGCCACATCATCCTCACACTTATCAAAG GCTCTGCTCGTGTCCACCTGGTGGATCTAGATGGACACACTGCTCTGCACTGGGCGGCTCTGGGGGGGAACGCTGAAGTCTGCCAG TTGCTGATGGAGAATGGGATCAGTCCTAACGTCCAGGACCAGGCAGGCAGGACTCCTCTCCAGTGTGCTGCTTATGGAGGGTACATCACCTGTATGGCTGTACTACTCATGGAGAACAACGCCGACCCTAATATACAGGAcaaagag ggcAGGACAGCTCTCCACTGGTCCTGTAACAATGGCTATCTGGATGCTGTAAAGCTGCTGCTGAACTCTAATGCCTTCCCCAACCACATGGAACACAATGAGGAAAG gtacacTCCCCTGGACTACGCCCTCCTAGGGGAACACAGTGAGGTGACTCAGTACATGTTGGAGCATGGAGCTCTGTCTATAGCGGCCATCCAGGACATCGCTGCTGCTTCCATCCAGGCCCTGTATAAAGGATACACCGTCCGCAAGGCCTTCACCGAGAGGAAACAACTACTGATGAGACACGAACAGCTACGCAAGGACGCAGCCAA GAAACGCGAGGAGGAGCAGCGGAGGCGGGAGGCGGAGCATCAAATCTCATTGGCtagaacagagaaacagaggatgtTATTGGCCCGCGCTGAGCAGGAGCATCTGTCATTGGCTGAGACTATGAAGGAACTGTCAgtgtatgagagagaggcagggggcggGGCTAATACAGCCTCCAAAGCAGAACAGACCAATAGCAAAGAGGAGACACGGAAACATAGAG caCATAGAAGCAGACCCTccaggagagggaaggaggcacAGCCAGCCAAAGGACCTGACCCCGTGGTGACCCCTCACCCCTCAGTGACCTCTGACCCCATGCCCCCTGCCCAGGGGTCTAGGGTCAGGGAGCGTCTCTCTCCTGCAGGCTGCAGCCGACCCCCCAGCCCAAAACACAGACCCCCCACCACACCCAGGACCAAGAGACTCAcctctgcaa cttccaaCACACAAACTCCCTCTAACACACATACTCCTTCCAAAACACACActacttcccacacacacactctatccaACACAGACACGTCTACTCACCCCACCATGGATCAAGAAGCCCCCAGCACCAGGGAACGCACCCCTAGAAgtaagagagacacacacaccaacacacacaacccCAGACACAGAACACGCCCTGCCACCGACCATACCACCTCCTCCAGCAAGAACCACACTAAAGCCTCCACACAGTCACGCCGCCCCAGCAGCAAGCccagggagggggacagagaccaGGCTGTCTGCACTATCCAACGAGCCTGGAGGAG gttcCATGTGCGATGCAGATTGAGGGAGGCTTTTGGTGCTGGGAAAAGAGTGGAGCCACCTGAGGTCGCCGCCCTCCTGATCCAGCTGCTCTGGGATAGGCCCGCTTTCCCTGGTCACACCCCTATTAGGACCAAGCCTGAGGCCAGAGTTCCACCCACCAAGACAGCAGCCAAGAGCTCTGTGCTGCAAAGCATCTATG GAGGTTCTGTGGCCCGAAGGGGGCGCTCTCTCAGGGGTTCTCAGTCTCAGATACTACTGGACCTGTCACTACGCACACACAGCCAAT tgagcagtgtggagtgtgtgcACCTGTGTGATGCAGTGGGGCAGGCCAGGCAGTACTCCTACCACCTCAGACCCCACAGCGCTGGACAGGGCCGGGAGAAACACTGA